TTGACTATCAGCAAAGTACCAAAGTGGTTGCGGGAACGGAACGAGACGCTTTGGTTACCGGCGAACGCTTACAAAGGCGACCCTCTCGAGTTTCCGGCTGTTTCCGTCATTGAAGTAGCCTTTCGTCGCCCTACCCCCCCCTATAAGTAAGTTGAAGTCACTATCAGCCCTACTGAAGTACCAAAGGTGCGCTCCGCCCGGTGACTAAGAAATTGGTTTGCGACTGAAGGAAGGAGGGCGGCGGCGTTCGTCCCTCAAAAGGCGACCAGCCTTCAATACTAGTTGTTACGTTACGCTGCCATTTTTCCAATCTAATTGAATAGCATGGCCTGGGGCCCACGGAGCGGTAACTCAAGTGGGAGAGCCGTGTTATGGGTGACCTTATTGCACGGTTCAGAGAGCACTTGTGTATGTGATGCAAGTGAACGTGTACGAAAAAGCTGTCATAAAGTTTCGTTGTTCGTTCCGTCGTCGACCCTATCTATGTTTCTACGATGGCCCAAGAACACGCTCATTCTTCAGCCGTAGAGAGACTTTTGAATTGCGAGGTACCATTACGAGCTCAATATATACGAGTGTTATTCCGTGAAATAACTCGAATTTCAAATCATTCACTTGCTTCAACTACTCATGCTATGGATGTGGGAGCATCAACTCCGTCCCTGTGGGCTTCTGAGGAGCGGGAGAAATTGTTGGAATTCCATGAAAGAGTCCCGGGAGCCAGGATGCATGCCAGTTTCATACGACCAGGTGGAGTGGCACAAGATCTGCCTCTTGGCTCATGTCGAGATATTGATTCCTCCACACAACAATTTGCTTCTCGTATCGACGAATCAGAAGAGATGTCAACCGGCAACCGTATCTGGAAACAACGATTAGTGGATATTGGTACTGTCACTGCACAGCAAGCAAAGGATTGGGGATTCAGTGGTGTAATGTTAAGAGGTCGTGCGACATGAAGACATTGATAGCAATATGGGGGAAGTTCCCATCAGGCAACAACGGTTCCGCCTGACCCTACTCAAGCATGCATATTATGTCAGTGAAGACTTGGTGTGAAGCCTTGGAGACGACGTACCCGGGGCTAGGGTGAGCTGAGGGGGGACAGCGTAAGTGAGCGAATGTGTGTAAGCCCAGTCAAACATGACTGTTCTAGGCGGGGCGGGCCACCCACCTTCGAATGGTGTTGGTCCTACGGACCGTGAACGGATTCGCCTCTGGCCTCTGGGCACGTCGGAACCGCATGAGTTCACCGGGGTTGAGCACGGTCCGCCAAAATCGGCATAGGTTAGGTGCTATTGATGGAACATGGTAAGCCCATCTTTCTCCATATGGAAGTGCTGCGGGCACATAGAGATGTGGGTAGAGGAAGCCTCAAAAAGCGAAGGCCGAGCTGTAGGTCACGTGACCTGCACCGATAAGGTGGCTGACTGGGCTTTCTCCTTGATCAAAGCGGCGACAGGCGAGCTTGCCCCATTGGTCGGTCGAATCGGGCGGGCCCCTGCCCCGGAACGTCGAATGAAATAGGTGGCCGGGTTCTCTTTCTACAACCCTTTTGATATGATAGGCCCGGCCCCCTCCCTTATGTTTAGTTTAGGAGCGGGATCTGCCCAAGAACGACCAGTCTTATGGTGGTACGGAAGGCACGGACTCCGCAAACGTCCCGCGCCCTCAGAGAAAGAAAGCCTCAACCAGAACCACATTCCTTTTGCGTGCGGATGTAGCTAAGTGTCTGACTCTATTGGTCATAGTTCCCTGCTGTTGCGGCCGGTGCTCGTTTGCGCGCGCGTGAACCAACCCAACAAACAAGGAAAGGATGCCTCTCGGGGCATCTGAGAATGATTCGAGCCGTATGAAGGGAAACTCCCACGTACAGTTTGTTTTGGGGGGGAAGGAGCCCGACAGGGTCCCCCCACTGACTTGGCCCGGGCCTAAGTGAAAGTGAAGTGGTGGGCCTACCCATCCCAACCAGGGGTATGCTGGGATTCGCGAAGAGCAGCACCTTACGATGTTCATGACCAATCGGATCCTGACGTACCAGTAGGTACCAGAGGAGATCGCTATGATCGTTACTGTATCCGTATCGAAGAGATGCGACAAAGTGTTCGGATCATTGTGCAATGTCCTAATCAAATGCCTAGTGGCATGATCAAAGCCGATGATCGTAAGCTATGTCCTCCATCACGATCTCGAATGAAACTATCCATGGAATCGTGCGCCGTGTGAAACGTAGATCATCGCCGTTCTTAACCGAGACTCAGGTTAAGCTCCGTCTCGGAACCTTGTGGGGTTAGGAGTAAAGCATCCCGAGGTTGGCGCATCTCGTTGGGCGTGGAGAAGCATTGGGAACCCCAATTTCTTTCTTCGGAGCAGTTTCTTTTCCCGTCCCCCCGCCCCGGCATAGCGCTTCGCTTCCGGTTATTCGGAAGAATCAACTGACTTCTCCCTTCTTCATTGATCTGGGGGAAAAGGAACCGTCTACCAGTTGGGAAGCTAGACATCAAGTAAGTGGCTTGATGAGGATAACTAAGCTGACACGCCGGAGTTGGCTGCTGGCACAACAGGGTGGTGCCTTACCGCACCGCAGGCGGACGCGCGGTAGCGTTCGTGGTGGTGCTTCAGGATTCCAATGTACTGCGTCCAAGATCAGAACGAGCTTGCCGGCGGACCACTGCCGTCCCATTCTTGAGTGAGCTGGAGCGCAGCCATCTTATCCACTGAACTAGCTAGAAGCTATCGCTTCGGGTCGAAGCACTAAAAGAAAAGGACCGGGAAACGCGGCGGCATAGGAACCACGGGACCCAGGAGGGAGAAAGATGATGTACGGGATACGGGATCCTCGTAGTAGGCTGGACCAACATCCAGCCGAGAGAGGGCAGCCTTTAGAAGCAAcagggtggtctacgatcaggaACGCTTCGcgttttcttatcttcttcccGCCCTAGGAGTAGCACAAAAAAAGGGATTAGCATTATTGACCCCATGATAAACCACTAACACCTTCCTCGTTGGGGCTCCGCGCACTGGGAAAACGCTGACGCGACGGGAAACCAGCCACTAGTTACGAAGCTCCAATAAGGTATCGAGAGGGCTATCACAGTCAGGTGCGAAGCAATTGCCCCTATTTGTAAAGTACCCCTCTTCCTATTTAGGGGGTTGAGGCAACAAGCGAGAAAAGCCTTAGCCCTATATAAaagggtggtctacgatcagctcgaccaccgggagagagtggtcgtagatcagcagCAAGAAAAGGTTGGTCGTAGATCACTAACGCGCAacggtgctctacgatcagcttACTCTCCATTGGGCGCATGAAGCCTTGTCTTTGTTGTTCTGGCGCGCTAGCCGTTGTATAtagctgatcgtagagcacccTTGCTTCTTTCTTCGTTTGTTTAGTGGTTTTCTTCGCTTAGTAAGGCCTTTTCTTGCTTGATGAACCGTTCTGTTCGCCACGCACCGGCCCCATTCACTTGCAACTCGTAGAGGCTGTAAGTACACAGTGCCCCACAACTCTTTTTAAGTATAGTGGGGTTGAAACACGAGAGTGCCCGCCCTTTCTTTCAAGTAGGCCACTTTTTCCGGAACGCAGTCCGGGATAACCGTGaccgtgtatatatatatatcttcgaTGCCGAAATGTCCGCTTCAACCGCTGTTTCACCTCCCAAAAAGCAAAGTTGGCTTGACGAGCGCAGATGAGGAAGCGGGAGCAAGAAAACCAATAATATCTTTCTTGTCCTTCTACTTAAGGGGCAAAGAGAAGCGCTTTTGCTACTGAGAAAGCGAACGGTCAGCGCGAAGGTTCAAGACTTAGCCGAGCGTTAGCGAAGCGGAACAAAGCGTCGGTAGCAAAGCTGACAACGCAACGCGTTAGCGAAGCATAGCGAGGCGCTTCGAGTTAGCGAAGCGCTGTAGTAGCGCCGAAGCCCTAAAAGCTATAATGCTGAGCCAAGGGCGCTCCGCCTTATCTATAGAAGCAGTCAACTGAGTTCTGAACGAATTAGCTCCTTGGTAATGGCTCAATCTATAGATAGAAAGCCCTATGATGGGAAACTACCACGTTAGGTCTGGAGAGAGATGGGACCGGTTATATAATAGGGGGAGCAGATGCAAGCTTTTTCTTTCAATAGCCGGCCAAATGACTACAGGATCATCGGTCTACTCTACCTCAATTCACCATTTCGAACCTTATACAGAAGGTTTTTCCGTACCAGCTCCTTCTACCTATACCGCAGTTGAAGCACCTAAAGGAGAATTTGGTGTCTTTCTGGTCAGTAATGGAAGCAATCGTCCCTACCGTCGTAAAATAAGAGCACCTGGCTCTGCCCATTCACAAGGACTCGATTCTATGTCCAAACATCACATGCCAGCAGATGTGGTCACCATCATAGGTACTCAAGATATTGTGTCTGGAGAGGTAGATAGATAGGACTACTAGTTGCTCGATCAGGACCCTAGCTTTATTGCGAGCAAAAAAAAGACTTTTGTCACGCAAGAGGTCTGGTTCCGCGAACGCGGGGGAATGAAGACACAGCCGAGCCAAGGATGTGACTCTCAACATCGAGACCGTGTTGGCTGGTGCCGAGGAAGACGGGAATTGACTCGCTTTCCCGCTTGGAAAAAAAGACGTGAAAGAGAAGTAGTGGAGGGGGTGTCTCATGAAATCCTGTCCTCCCCTTCTGCTGGTGAATGATCTAAATTTACTGCAACAACTCGAAAAGGAAGGGATGTTCGCTCTGGAATTGCTCTACTGAAATAGAATAGGCTCTGGCTTTCAAACTTGAATGAACTCTGCTCCTACTCCCATCTATTTCTATTATGCCTACGCATGGACTCCTATGACGCTACCTACCTCGTTGGTCTACCTTCGCGCACTCTATGTTCCTATACCTCCTACGCGCTTTCGATCTTCTTTCTACATTTGATCGAGCTCGTTCCTCAGATCCAGATACAGATCTGAAACCTTCGAAGAGATTGAAGTTTATCCCGTTTAAGAAGCAAGAGCAAAGCTAAGACCAGTACAAAGCCAAGCACAAACAGCTAGAGCATAGCCTGCATTAGAGAAAGCGAAGGTAGGGGTAGCGGCAAGGGCGAGGGCGTCTGGTACCAGTGTTGCGCTTTCGTTATCAAGATGGTAAACCCGACACATCAATTGTACCCTACAGGTCGTACCTATAACGGACCGAACACTGCCGTTACGTAGTGATACGGCCCTGATGGTGGGGGTGCTTCGATCGTTCCACTGGCGTCGCGAATCAAATTCAATGAATACGAGCGCTCTGGAATTCCACCGATCCTAATTCATCCTTCGAtacctcttttctctctccaattCCGAAAGACTTGTCGTTTAGAAGCTGACTAGTCGACCCAGTAGCGGGGGAGAGGGACGTTCTTGTCGTCCCGGAAGGAGAGGAACTGCTTTAGGGTAAGGTCCCCGGCTTGATGCACCGCAAGCGCCCCTTCTTCCGGAGGAAGGGGGCAGCTGCAGGAAGGGTGGGTTTCCCAATGGGGCCTTCCAAGAATGGCCTTTCCAGGGTGGGCCCCCCTCTGTCAATTGGGCGTCTCCACTACAACTAAAGTGGGACCAGCTTCGGATTGGTAGTCTGGGTAGTAGTACCAGTAGGCCCCTCCGATGATGAAGTGCTCTCAGCCGGGGGGCTTGCCCGTGGCCCGAAGGCACCGCCGGCAGGTCCAATTGGGCGATCAACTCCGGAGATCTTTCCATGGGAGAACCGATCGAGGGAGTTCCCGCTGAAACAAACCGCAGGATCCATTTCTCCACTGCGCTGCCGGCAGACTCCGAAGCTCCATTGGGGCAGGGCCGACCGGGGCTGTTTCCTGCGTATCGCAAAAAGCTACTACCGCCTGCCCGGCccatccttcaaaatcattaagAGGAAGAGCAAACGGCAAATAACCCTCCTAGTTGTAGTGGAACACTTCGCCAATTCCACCTCgaatttgaaagaatcaaaatgaaaattgtGGAGGCTTTATAACTCCATTAATGAGACGAACCAAAACCAGCTGGTCCCAAGTCTTCTCAAGTCTTTGaatctatttattttaatatttataggCTATCTAACTcgtttcttccttctttccttcctctatcTTTCTTGTCTTCCTACTTACCTACTTACTGTTCCTTGTTGCTATCATCTAAGAAGAGGTAGAGGTCTTCTCTTAGTCTTAGAATAAGTCAGAAGGAAGACTAAGACTCCTTATGTACGATTCTATATTATGGACTTGTATAAGCATGGctaaccaagaaaaagaaagaaatactgAACCCGGTACGGAAGAGAGTTTCTAAGAACCTTAAAGAATCATAGGCATAGAGGGCGCTAGCTAGGAATAGATTCCGGCTTAGGCTTAGTTGTCTTAGGCTTATAGGTACTAGGAATGGAGTGACTAAaccaataggaaaaaaaagctTCCCGGGAATAGGAAGCTTAAGGAAGGCATAATAGGAATAGCcttaggctttaggctttggTATTGAAGGAGGGAGCGGAGCGACCgattttcaaaggaaaaaacGACTGCTTGGTCTAAGGTAGTGAGTTTGGTTCGCTGTAGTCTCGTTACGCTTAACGACTGAACTCGATGGTAGAAGGGAGGAATCAATTTTAGTCTAAGTCTTCTGAGTTTTAGGCTTAGGAATAAGAAGAATAGTGGGAAGGCGTAATAGTACTAGATTTCCCGGGGATAGGGAATAGTTGGAAGTAAGGATAGGAAGAGAGATATCTCTAAGCAAGCGTAGGCTCGGATCGGAAAGCAGTAAGGTAAGTAAGGGAGCAGAGCGACCGATttctaaaagaaagaaaagactaTAGGACTCAAGCGCCGCCTCAAAGTTCCTTGTTCTGATCTTGCCTCAAAGGCTGCTCTATCACTGACAGTAGTGACCAAGGATGGTATTTTTGAATCAAGCTTGAGACTGTTCGGACCGGCCCTGACTCGGGAGACCGAATCGCTTCCTAGCAAATATGGTGAGCTCCCTCTTtcaaagcaagaaaagaaaaatggatagACGTTGACTGATCAACCAAACGAGAGGGTTTGCAGGCAATAGCGACAGGGAAGGCAAACAAAACAACTCGCAGGGGAACAACGGCTTT
This DNA window, taken from Macadamia integrifolia cultivar HAES 741 unplaced genomic scaffold, SCU_Mint_v3 scaffold2695, whole genome shotgun sequence, encodes the following:
- the LOC122067077 gene encoding NADH dehydrogenase [ubiquinone] iron-sulfur protein 2 → MAQEHAHSSAVERLLNCEVPLRAQYIRVLFREITRISNHSLASTTHAMDVGASTPSLWASEEREKLLEFHERVPGARMHASFIRPGGVAQDLPLGSCRDIDSSTQQFASRIDESEEMSTGNRIWKQRLVDIGTVTAQQAKDWGFSGVMLRGPGVCWDSRRAAPYDVHDQSDPDVPVGTRGDRYDRYCIRIEEMRQSVRIIVQCPNQMPSGMIKADDRKLCPPSRSRMKLSMESSIHHFEPYTEGFSVPAPSTYTAVEAPKGEFGVFLVSNGSNRPYRRKIRAPGSAHSQGLDSMSKHHMPADVVTIIGTQDIVSGEVDR